The Nocardia sp. XZ_19_385 genome window below encodes:
- a CDS encoding PIG-L deacetylase family protein yields the protein MNLSAAPVAEIAVLGAHCDDVAIGMGATLLTLARSTPGLRVRALVLSGAGTPRADEELSALRAFCPEADLTLTVLDVPDGRAPAHWDRIKNALHTFRGRTDPDLVFAPHRADAHQDHRLLAELAPTEFRDHLILGYEILKWETDTPRPTVFHPVATEVAEEKARLLHKYYPSQAGRDWFDEQAFTGLSRLRGVQCHAPHAEAFVLEKAVIALGGK from the coding sequence ATGAACCTTTCCGCCGCGCCCGTGGCGGAAATCGCGGTGCTCGGCGCGCATTGCGACGACGTCGCGATCGGCATGGGCGCGACCCTGCTCACCCTGGCCCGGTCCACGCCGGGCCTGCGGGTGCGCGCGCTGGTGCTCTCCGGTGCGGGGACGCCGCGCGCGGACGAGGAGCTGTCGGCTTTGCGGGCGTTCTGCCCGGAGGCCGATCTCACCTTGACCGTACTCGATGTGCCCGATGGCCGCGCGCCGGCGCATTGGGATCGAATCAAGAACGCGCTGCACACCTTTCGCGGCCGCACCGATCCCGATCTGGTGTTCGCGCCGCACCGCGCGGACGCACACCAGGATCACCGGCTGCTCGCCGAGCTGGCGCCGACGGAGTTCCGGGACCACTTGATCCTGGGCTACGAGATCCTCAAATGGGAGACCGATACCCCGCGGCCGACCGTATTCCACCCGGTGGCAACCGAAGTCGCCGAGGAGAAGGCGCGGCTGCTGCACAAGTATTACCCGTCCCAGGCCGGCCGGGACTGGTTCGACGAGCAGGCGTTCACCGGGCTTTCCCGGCTGCGCGGCGTGCAGTGCCACGCACCGCACGCCGAAGCGTTCGTCCTGGAGAAAGCCGTTATCGCGTTGGGAGGCAAGTGA
- a CDS encoding polysaccharide pyruvyl transferase family protein — MAERTDIAEREIRVLVENGEYWLRNRGDIAMMAVTVERIRARWPHARIGLLTHQPAILRGLLPEVEPICGPDWSWGSDSWLTRTTATKLIGPAALWWRATTDGPKDRLRAIRSADRNVRPRPDDDTEEIPEEFPVQIPDAVREASLVLALGGGYLTDVDRYQAHRTMDLLEHAGGLGIPTALIGQGLGPMHDKDLWRRAGEVLPNVDFIGLREARRGPELLSQLGVPREQVLVTGDDAVEFAYRLRDPRIGADIGLCLRVADYSKVSAAAQDTLGKVVRARAAELDAGLIPLIISEYASEDRLSTLPLLAGADRARPPVGRGANAHDVARQVAGCRVLVTSAYHLAVFALSQGIPAVGITASEYYDDKFHGLAGMFGAGLRVVHLDDQDLSEQLTAAITELWDNAPALRDPLQQRAMDQIDASRAGLERVFGLVEDGPRSLPAPPPPSANHPQGPVQRLGG, encoded by the coding sequence GTGGCCGAGCGCACCGACATCGCCGAGCGCGAAATTCGCGTGCTCGTCGAGAACGGGGAGTATTGGCTGCGTAACCGTGGCGACATCGCGATGATGGCCGTCACCGTCGAGCGGATACGCGCGCGCTGGCCGCATGCGCGCATCGGGTTGCTCACCCATCAGCCCGCCATCCTGCGTGGCCTGCTGCCGGAGGTCGAACCGATCTGCGGTCCCGACTGGAGCTGGGGCTCCGACAGTTGGCTGACCCGCACGACCGCGACGAAACTGATTGGTCCCGCGGCGCTGTGGTGGCGTGCGACGACCGACGGTCCGAAGGATCGGCTGCGGGCCATCCGCTCCGCCGATCGTAATGTCCGGCCGCGTCCGGACGATGACACCGAGGAGATCCCAGAGGAGTTCCCGGTGCAGATCCCCGACGCGGTGCGCGAGGCCTCGCTGGTGCTCGCCCTGGGCGGCGGCTACCTCACCGATGTCGACCGCTACCAGGCCCATCGCACCATGGACTTGCTGGAACACGCAGGCGGACTGGGGATTCCGACCGCTCTGATCGGGCAGGGCCTGGGCCCGATGCACGACAAAGACCTGTGGCGCCGGGCCGGGGAGGTGCTACCCAATGTCGACTTCATCGGACTGCGTGAGGCGCGCCGCGGACCGGAACTGCTTTCGCAACTGGGCGTTCCCCGCGAACAGGTGCTGGTGACCGGCGACGACGCTGTCGAATTCGCCTACCGGCTGCGCGATCCCCGGATCGGCGCCGATATCGGACTGTGCCTGCGCGTCGCCGACTACTCCAAAGTCAGTGCCGCCGCGCAAGACACTCTCGGCAAGGTGGTGCGCGCCCGCGCCGCCGAGCTCGACGCCGGGCTGATCCCGCTGATCATCTCCGAATACGCCTCGGAGGACCGGCTTTCCACGCTGCCGCTGCTGGCGGGCGCCGACCGGGCCCGGCCGCCGGTAGGCCGGGGCGCCAACGCCCACGACGTGGCCCGCCAGGTCGCGGGCTGCCGGGTCCTGGTAACCAGCGCCTACCATCTCGCGGTTTTCGCTTTGTCCCAGGGCATTCCGGCGGTCGGCATCACCGCCTCGGAGTACTACGACGACAAGTTCCACGGCCTGGCCGGGATGTTCGGCGCCGGGCTGCGCGTCGTCCACCTCGATGACCAGGACCTGTCCGAACAGCTGACGGCCGCGATCACCGAACTCTGGGACAACGCTCCCGCCCTGCGGGATCCGTTGCAGCAGCGGGCGATGGACCAAATAGATGCCAGCAGAGCCGGATTGGAGCGCGTCTTCGGATTGGTGGAGGACGGACCGCGGAGTTTGCCCGCCCCGCCTCCTCCGTCGGCTAACCATCCCCAGGGCCCAGTCCAACGATTAGGGGGCTGA
- a CDS encoding glycosyltransferase family 4 protein, translated as MTGSEWFASAPGGLNRYFTDLFQALARNPEASVSAAAFGAAPEVPGAKSWGPLGGSTMHRARTAFLDRRDLHPDTVLDRHFCLYGPAAVDRRGGVPLVVHFHGPWAAESKLAGQRESATRAKYLVERLRYQRADRFVVLSHYFRDVLSNDYRVPADRIEVIPPGVDLTRFTAAPLSSGSEFRTVLCVRRLERRMGIDNLLRCWPDVLGAHPTARLVIVGTGTAEAELRSQAASLGDSVRFSGHVTDDELTALYAAAELTVVPTIALEGFGLIALESLAAGRAPIVTDCGGLPDSVRGLDPSLIVPAGDSMALGARIVNALDGDLPETAKCRAHAETFSWDVTAERHLTMYRDIRR; from the coding sequence ATGACGGGTTCGGAATGGTTCGCCTCGGCGCCCGGTGGTCTCAACCGGTATTTCACCGACCTATTTCAGGCGCTGGCCCGCAATCCCGAAGCGTCGGTTTCGGCGGCGGCTTTCGGGGCCGCGCCGGAAGTCCCCGGGGCGAAATCTTGGGGGCCGCTGGGTGGTTCGACGATGCACCGCGCGCGCACCGCTTTCCTCGATCGGCGCGACCTGCATCCGGATACCGTGCTGGACCGTCACTTCTGCCTGTACGGCCCGGCCGCGGTGGACCGGCGCGGCGGGGTGCCGCTGGTGGTGCATTTCCACGGACCCTGGGCGGCCGAGAGCAAGCTCGCCGGGCAACGTGAATCCGCCACGCGCGCCAAGTATCTCGTGGAACGCCTGCGATACCAGCGGGCCGATCGATTCGTGGTGCTGTCGCACTACTTTCGCGATGTCCTCAGTAATGACTATCGGGTTCCGGCCGATCGAATCGAGGTGATACCTCCCGGAGTAGACCTGACGCGGTTCACCGCGGCGCCGCTGTCGAGCGGCTCCGAGTTCCGCACTGTGCTGTGCGTGCGACGGCTGGAACGGCGGATGGGCATCGACAACCTGCTCCGGTGCTGGCCGGATGTCTTGGGTGCGCATCCGACCGCGCGGCTGGTGATCGTCGGCACGGGGACTGCGGAGGCCGAATTGCGTTCGCAGGCAGCCTCTCTCGGTGATTCGGTGCGCTTCTCCGGGCACGTCACAGATGACGAACTCACCGCCCTGTACGCGGCGGCCGAACTGACGGTTGTGCCCACCATCGCGCTGGAAGGCTTCGGCCTCATCGCCTTGGAATCGCTGGCCGCGGGTCGCGCCCCCATCGTCACCGATTGCGGCGGACTACCGGATTCGGTTCGAGGACTGGATCCTTCGCTCATCGTCCCGGCCGGCGATTCGATGGCACTGGGTGCACGAATCGTCAATGCGCTCGACGGTGACCTGCCCGAAACCGCGAAATGCCGTGCCCACGCGGAAACTTTTTCGTGGGATGTCACAGCGGAGCGACATCTGACGATGTACCGGGATATCAGACGATGA
- a CDS encoding glucose-1-phosphate cytidylyltransferase — MKVVLFCGGYGMRMRDGSDLLPKPMQLVGPRPLLWHVMRYYAHYGHKEFILCLGYGATHIKNFFRTYDESVSNDFVIREGQVELLREDISDWSITFVDTGVESAIGERLRRVRTYLDGDEKFLANYADVLTDAPLDTMIDKFDASGAAASMMVVPPQQSFHCVDLTPNGEVKEIMPVSRMPLWENGGYFVLTQEVFDLLPRGGDLVADACGALAGQGRLFGYQHLGFWKPADTFKERAELDDAYRTGKRPWMVWEQHR; from the coding sequence ATGAAGGTAGTGCTCTTCTGTGGCGGCTATGGCATGCGGATGCGCGACGGCTCCGACCTGCTGCCCAAACCGATGCAACTGGTCGGCCCGCGGCCACTGCTGTGGCACGTGATGCGCTATTACGCCCACTACGGGCACAAGGAGTTCATCCTGTGCCTGGGCTACGGCGCCACCCACATCAAGAACTTCTTCCGCACCTACGACGAGTCGGTGTCCAACGATTTCGTCATCCGCGAGGGCCAGGTGGAGTTGCTGCGCGAGGACATCAGCGACTGGTCCATCACCTTCGTCGACACCGGCGTGGAATCGGCCATCGGCGAACGCCTCCGGCGGGTGCGCACCTACCTCGATGGCGACGAGAAATTCCTGGCCAACTACGCCGACGTGCTCACCGACGCACCGCTGGACACGATGATCGACAAGTTCGATGCCTCCGGCGCGGCCGCTTCCATGATGGTGGTGCCACCGCAGCAGTCGTTCCACTGCGTGGATCTCACCCCCAACGGCGAGGTGAAGGAGATCATGCCGGTCTCGCGGATGCCGCTGTGGGAGAACGGCGGCTACTTCGTGCTCACCCAGGAGGTCTTCGACCTGCTGCCGCGCGGTGGTGACCTGGTCGCCGACGCGTGCGGTGCGCTCGCGGGCCAGGGCCGGCTGTTCGGCTACCAGCATCTGGGTTTCTGGAAGCCGGCCGACACCTTCAAGGAACGTGCCGAACTCGACGACGCCTACCGCACCGGCAAGCGGCCGTGGATGGTGTGGGAGCAGCACAGGTGA
- a CDS encoding class I SAM-dependent methyltransferase — MRCRLCDSERVSSVLDLGATPPCEKFLTADELDLAEPTYPLHLRLCEDCLLLQIPALITPEETFTEYAYFASYSESWVRHAESFVTQAIAKLGLGSESFVVEAASNDGYLLRHLVAAGVPCLGIEPSVNVGAAARAAGVPTETTFLDEDSAAKVRHAHGPAHLVVANNVYAHVPDLRGFTRSLRALMADDGWLSIEVHHAYNLIRLGQFDTIYHEHFQYYTVLAAQRALATAGLTVVDVELLGTHGGSIRLWARPEAVAEPAASVEEVLAMERAAGLHSPAGYAGFAPHAQQVRQDVLRFLLDMRAAGKRVVGYGAPGKGNTLLNYCGIRPDLLEYTVDRNPYKHGRFTPGTRIPIHAPERIDADRPDVVLVLPWNLEAEITAQLRHVGEWGGELVYPLPTVHHADLTVSADQSTGEGSTGITNFPGRESK; from the coding sequence ATGCGTTGTCGACTGTGTGATTCCGAGCGGGTGTCGAGCGTTCTCGACCTCGGTGCCACACCGCCGTGTGAAAAGTTCTTAACGGCTGATGAACTCGATCTTGCCGAGCCGACCTATCCACTGCACCTACGCCTCTGCGAAGACTGCCTCTTATTGCAGATCCCGGCCCTGATCACACCCGAGGAAACATTTACCGAGTACGCCTATTTCGCGTCGTATTCGGAAAGCTGGGTGCGCCATGCCGAATCTTTCGTCACGCAGGCCATCGCGAAGCTGGGGCTCGGTTCCGAGTCTTTCGTCGTGGAGGCCGCCAGCAACGACGGCTACCTGCTGCGGCACCTGGTCGCCGCGGGCGTCCCGTGCCTGGGCATCGAACCCTCGGTGAACGTGGGCGCCGCCGCGCGTGCTGCTGGCGTACCCACGGAAACCACGTTCCTGGACGAGGATTCGGCCGCGAAAGTGCGCCATGCGCACGGTCCAGCGCACCTGGTGGTCGCCAACAATGTCTACGCCCACGTGCCTGACCTGCGCGGATTCACGCGCTCGCTCCGTGCGCTGATGGCCGACGACGGCTGGCTCTCGATCGAGGTGCACCACGCCTACAACCTGATTCGGCTCGGCCAGTTCGACACCATCTATCACGAGCATTTCCAGTACTACACGGTGCTGGCCGCGCAGCGGGCGCTCGCGACCGCCGGTCTGACCGTGGTCGATGTGGAACTGCTTGGCACGCACGGCGGTTCGATCCGGCTGTGGGCACGGCCGGAGGCGGTCGCCGAACCAGCTGCCTCCGTCGAGGAAGTACTGGCGATGGAGCGCGCGGCCGGCCTGCACTCCCCCGCGGGTTATGCCGGCTTCGCACCACACGCCCAGCAGGTCCGCCAGGACGTGCTGCGGTTCCTGCTCGACATGCGCGCGGCGGGAAAACGGGTGGTCGGTTACGGCGCGCCCGGCAAGGGCAACACACTGCTCAACTATTGCGGGATCCGGCCCGACCTGCTGGAGTACACAGTCGACCGAAACCCTTACAAGCACGGCAGATTCACCCCCGGCACCCGGATTCCGATCCACGCGCCCGAGCGAATCGACGCGGACCGGCCCGATGTGGTGCTGGTGCTGCCGTGGAACCTGGAAGCCGAGATCACCGCACAGCTGCGGCATGTCGGCGAATGGGGCGGCGAGCTCGTCTATCCGCTGCCCACTGTGCATCACGCGGACCTGACGGTCAGTGCCGACCAATCCACCGGTGAGGGGTCCACCGGAATCACCAATTTCCCGGGGAGGGAAAGCAAATGA
- a CDS encoding methyltransferase domain-containing protein, with translation MIACRGCRGDALHPILDLGKVPAADHFPPTDAPIDASETAHPLRMDFCVECGLAQLAEDDTRAEEPRGVEPQALRDQAADAVERVAGLLRGRTVREFGSPHGGTWVPLLTSRGFSEVSGTAEVVLDCFGIMHEPDQRAAFAERAAATAPGGILLLQYHSLATIVAAGQWNSLRHGHFAYYSLSALRRLLADAEMSAIATWEFDLYGGTVLLAAVHGDAEPDDSVRATLSAEARHLDLAALQRLQQVTDTHAHALRTWLEAQSAQGLRVYAYGAASRAVALFSLAGVHRGLITAVADASPAKQGRRMPGTDVPIVSPDELLAAQPDSVLLTLPDLLPEVRERFPELEGRWFSDHPDGPVKGV, from the coding sequence GTGATTGCCTGCCGAGGCTGCCGGGGCGACGCGCTGCATCCGATCCTGGATCTGGGGAAAGTGCCTGCGGCGGACCACTTTCCGCCCACCGATGCGCCGATCGACGCGAGCGAGACAGCGCATCCGCTGCGGATGGATTTCTGCGTGGAGTGCGGGCTGGCACAGCTGGCCGAAGACGACACCCGGGCCGAGGAGCCGCGCGGAGTGGAGCCGCAAGCGTTGCGGGATCAGGCCGCCGACGCCGTCGAGCGGGTCGCCGGGCTGCTGCGTGGGCGGACGGTGCGCGAATTCGGGAGTCCGCACGGTGGGACGTGGGTGCCGCTGCTGACCTCCCGCGGGTTCAGCGAGGTGAGCGGAACCGCGGAGGTGGTGCTCGATTGCTTCGGGATCATGCACGAGCCGGATCAGCGTGCGGCATTTGCCGAACGCGCGGCGGCGACCGCGCCTGGCGGGATACTGCTGCTCCAGTACCATTCGCTGGCAACGATTGTCGCGGCGGGACAGTGGAATTCGTTGCGGCACGGTCATTTTGCCTACTATTCGCTATCCGCGCTGCGGCGATTGCTGGCCGACGCCGAGATGAGCGCGATCGCCACCTGGGAGTTCGACCTCTACGGCGGGACCGTGCTGCTGGCCGCGGTGCACGGCGACGCCGAACCCGACGACAGCGTGCGCGCCACGCTGTCGGCCGAGGCCCGGCATCTCGATCTGGCCGCCCTGCAACGCCTGCAACAGGTCACCGACACGCACGCCCATGCCCTGCGCACTTGGCTGGAAGCGCAGTCCGCGCAAGGCCTTCGGGTCTACGCCTATGGTGCCGCTTCGCGTGCGGTCGCCCTGTTCAGCCTGGCCGGCGTCCACCGCGGATTGATCACCGCGGTGGCCGACGCGTCACCGGCCAAGCAGGGGCGGCGCATGCCGGGCACCGACGTGCCGATTGTTTCTCCGGACGAACTGCTTGCGGCGCAGCCGGATTCGGTGTTGCTGACGCTGCCCGACCTGCTACCCGAGGTCCGCGAGCGCTTTCCCGAACTCGAGGGCCGATGGTTCTCGGACCACCCGGACGGACCAGTGAAAGGAGTATGA
- a CDS encoding MspA family porin, which yields MRETKLRARSVRMFALASVLATGLAIGNGSAAAAIDSSNSIVDQSSRTVEAIQSDTRIDFVPPLDGNPLTREWFHNGEAAYRISGPNADKWSGKITIGYQVGYPATLNGRIRFEYRTPGLGLDLGNDSVLKLDGLIPRLGIELEVGFGPGIKTIEVASGSVSGSEGYLRLGAFHGTVTGVLGQTNIRPFVAVTSSSGDTVITYGRLWSI from the coding sequence ATGAGGGAAACCAAGCTCCGGGCTCGGAGTGTGCGTATGTTCGCGTTGGCCTCGGTCCTGGCAACAGGATTGGCGATCGGGAACGGGTCGGCCGCCGCGGCGATCGACAGTAGCAACAGTATCGTCGACCAGAGTTCGCGCACGGTCGAGGCGATCCAGTCCGATACCCGCATCGATTTCGTGCCGCCGCTGGACGGAAACCCGTTGACCCGGGAGTGGTTCCACAACGGCGAAGCGGCTTACCGGATCAGCGGCCCGAACGCCGACAAATGGTCCGGAAAGATCACCATCGGTTACCAGGTCGGGTACCCGGCCACGCTCAACGGCAGGATCCGGTTCGAGTACCGCACACCGGGTCTGGGTCTAGATCTCGGCAACGATTCCGTCCTGAAGCTCGACGGCCTGATTCCGCGTCTCGGGATCGAACTGGAGGTCGGGTTCGGGCCGGGCATCAAGACGATCGAGGTGGCCAGCGGCTCCGTGTCCGGAAGTGAGGGGTACCTCCGGCTCGGCGCGTTCCACGGCACGGTGACCGGAGTACTGGGGCAGACCAACATTCGGCCCTTCGTAGCGGTGACCAGCTCCAGCGGCGACACCGTCATCACCTATGGACGGCTCTGGAGCATCTGA
- the rfbC gene encoding dTDP-4-dehydrorhamnose 3,5-epimerase: MRIERCDLADVLLLIPQPHRDDRGLFTRTFDAELFDEYLDVLGAAASFVQDSQSRSARGVIRGMHGRSGRGEAKLVRCANGAVHDVLVDIRPNSPSFGQQQAFRLDDIDFHTLYVPPGFLHGFQALSAYADVCYRIDRPHDPAEDLGVAYDDPELGVEWPMPVSIVSARDAAAGSWEHLLRTVWKG, encoded by the coding sequence GTGCGTATCGAGCGATGCGATCTGGCGGATGTCCTGCTGCTGATCCCGCAGCCCCACCGTGACGACCGCGGCCTGTTCACCCGGACCTTCGACGCCGAGCTCTTCGACGAGTACCTGGACGTCCTGGGCGCCGCCGCGAGCTTCGTCCAGGATTCCCAATCGCGTTCCGCGCGTGGGGTTATCCGCGGCATGCACGGCCGCTCCGGGCGCGGCGAGGCGAAGCTGGTGCGCTGCGCCAACGGCGCCGTCCACGACGTCCTGGTCGACATCCGCCCCAACTCGCCGAGCTTCGGTCAGCAGCAGGCGTTCCGGCTCGACGACATCGACTTCCACACCCTGTACGTGCCGCCCGGCTTCCTGCACGGCTTCCAGGCGCTGTCGGCCTACGCCGACGTCTGCTATCGCATCGATCGCCCGCACGACCCCGCCGAGGATCTGGGCGTCGCCTACGACGACCCGGAACTCGGCGTCGAGTGGCCGATGCCGGTGAGCATCGTCTCGGCCCGCGACGCCGCGGCTGGCAGCTGGGAGCATCTGCTCAGGACCGTGTGGAAGGGCTGA
- a CDS encoding NAD(P)-dependent oxidoreductase: MRVLVTGHQGYLGTVMVPVLRAAGHDVVGLDTGYFEDCVLGELPGDPPGIAVDLRDVTAEQLEGFDAVIHLAALSNDPLGALAPQITYDINHHASVRLAQLAKDAGVRRFLYASTCSVYGAGGAELVTEDAPLRPLTPYAESKVRVEDDVAAIADDSFSPVFLRNATAFGFSPRLRADIVLNNLVGYAVLTGEVKVLSDGTPWRPLVHAGDIAWAFAACLTAPIEAIHCRAYNVGTEENNLTVAQIAEAVVEAVPGSRLLITGESGADPRSYRVDFSAARRELGFKAWWSVPAGAAQLYQEYTTRKLTSDDFFQRFTRLAHLEKLRDSGVLDASMRRRSGTAADGGGGVGKFSPSTRS; the protein is encoded by the coding sequence ATGCGGGTATTGGTTACCGGACACCAGGGGTACCTCGGCACGGTCATGGTGCCGGTGCTGCGCGCCGCCGGCCACGACGTGGTGGGCTTGGACACCGGATACTTCGAAGATTGCGTGCTGGGTGAGCTTCCGGGTGATCCGCCGGGAATCGCGGTGGATCTGCGGGATGTCACCGCGGAGCAGCTGGAGGGCTTCGATGCGGTGATCCATCTGGCGGCGCTGTCGAATGATCCGCTGGGCGCGCTGGCCCCGCAGATCACCTACGACATCAACCACCATGCCTCGGTGCGACTGGCTCAGCTCGCGAAAGACGCCGGGGTGCGGCGGTTCCTGTACGCCTCGACCTGCTCGGTGTACGGGGCGGGCGGCGCCGAGCTGGTCACCGAGGACGCGCCGCTGCGGCCGCTCACGCCCTATGCCGAGAGCAAGGTGCGGGTGGAGGACGACGTCGCGGCCATCGCCGATGACAGCTTCTCCCCCGTATTCCTGCGCAACGCAACGGCTTTCGGGTTCTCACCGCGCCTGCGCGCGGACATCGTGCTGAACAATCTGGTCGGCTACGCGGTCCTGACCGGCGAGGTGAAGGTGCTCTCCGACGGCACGCCGTGGCGGCCGCTGGTGCATGCCGGAGATATCGCGTGGGCCTTCGCGGCGTGCCTCACCGCACCGATCGAGGCGATCCACTGCCGGGCCTACAACGTCGGCACCGAGGAGAACAATCTGACGGTCGCGCAGATCGCGGAAGCGGTGGTCGAGGCGGTCCCGGGGTCACGGCTGCTGATTACCGGAGAGAGCGGGGCCGATCCGCGCTCCTACCGGGTCGACTTCTCGGCCGCGCGTCGCGAACTCGGGTTCAAGGCCTGGTGGAGTGTGCCCGCCGGTGCGGCGCAGCTCTATCAGGAATACACCACACGAAAGCTCACCAGCGACGACTTCTTCCAGCGCTTCACCCGGCTCGCGCACTTGGAGAAACTGCGCGACAGCGGCGTGCTGGACGCGTCGATGCGCAGACGCTCGGGGACGGCAGCCGACGGAGGCGGCGGGGTGGGTAAGTTCAGCCCTTCCACACGGTCCTGA
- a CDS encoding glycosyltransferase family A protein — translation MSTLSVVVPAYNAGRTLATTLRTVLDQDVDFELLVLDNASTDETGELAHSFADPRIRVLRNETVLPIGDNWNTAIQASTGELVKVVCADDVLRPGALAAQLEVMADTSIAISSSRFEVIDEAGELLETDLGLPGLLGRQSPRALARAIVRRGPADFGPTAAGMFYRSHFDKVGGLRGDLVFPMDVDLFARVASFGVFFGMTEILAAWRNSSFNLCSQTSTVSKLTDMLKFHHRLAGDYPDLVTRGDVLAGDTRLARQALHRLRVRTVATVRNRPDLL, via the coding sequence ATGTCAACGCTGTCCGTGGTAGTCCCGGCGTACAACGCCGGGCGCACCTTGGCGACGACCCTGCGCACCGTGCTCGACCAGGACGTCGATTTCGAGTTGCTGGTACTCGACAACGCCAGCACCGACGAGACCGGCGAGCTGGCGCACTCGTTCGCCGATCCCCGAATCCGGGTGCTGCGCAACGAGACCGTGCTACCGATCGGGGACAACTGGAACACCGCGATCCAGGCGTCCACCGGGGAACTGGTGAAGGTGGTCTGCGCCGACGACGTGCTGCGCCCCGGCGCCCTGGCCGCTCAGCTCGAAGTCATGGCCGACACCTCGATCGCCATCTCCTCCAGCCGATTCGAGGTCATCGACGAGGCGGGGGAGCTGCTCGAAACCGACCTCGGCCTGCCCGGGCTGCTCGGCCGGCAGTCCCCGCGGGCGCTGGCGCGTGCCATCGTCCGCCGCGGCCCCGCCGACTTCGGTCCGACCGCCGCGGGCATGTTCTATCGCTCGCATTTCGACAAGGTCGGTGGTTTGCGCGGCGACCTGGTCTTCCCGATGGATGTGGACCTCTTCGCCCGCGTCGCCTCCTTCGGCGTCTTCTTCGGAATGACCGAAATCCTGGCTGCCTGGCGTAATTCGTCGTTCAACCTGTGCAGCCAGACCTCGACGGTGAGCAAGCTGACCGACATGCTGAAGTTCCACCACCGCCTGGCCGGCGACTACCCGGACCTGGTGACCCGCGGTGATGTGCTGGCCGGTGACACCCGCTTGGCGCGGCAAGCCCTGCACCGCCTCCGGGTGCGTACCGTGGCGACGGTACGAAATCGCCCGGACCTCTTGTAG